A region of Enoplosus armatus isolate fEnoArm2 chromosome 14, fEnoArm2.hap1, whole genome shotgun sequence DNA encodes the following proteins:
- the LOC139296691 gene encoding transcription factor HES-1-like, translating into MPAGTFERTSPSAVAATPASGDSTPEKPRTLSESRKSSKPIMEKRRRARINESLGQLKTLIMDALKKDSSRHSKLEKADILEMTVKHLRNLQRLQMTAAVNTDPSILGKYRAGFSECVGEVTRFLSTCEGVNTEVRTRLLSHLAACVTQINAVNFYTPHPGALGLGQTGTQISAASAPQMPCKSGSAMHVSTEAMKLYGGFQVVPTPDGQFAFLVPSAALMPLSAQSSHHMSPVAPPLSSDSVWRPW; encoded by the exons ATGCCAGCCGGTACTTTCGAGAGAACATCTCCATCCGCTGTGGCCGCCACACCGGCCAGTGGGGACTCCACACCCGAAAAACCCCGGACTCTGTCAGAGAGCAGAAAG TCCTCCAAACCAATTATGGAAAAGCGGAGACGCGCGCGCATCAATGAGAGCCTGGGCCAGCTGAAGACCCTCATCATGGACGCGCTCAAGAAGGAT AGCTCCAGACACTCCAAACTGGAGAAGGCGGACATCCTGGAGATGACTGTGAAGCACCTCAGGAACCTGCAGCGCCTCCAGATGACTG ctgctgtGAACACAGACCCGTCCATCCTGGGTAAATACAGAGCTGGGTTCAGTGAGTGCGTAGGAGAGGTCACCCGTTTCCTGTCCACGTGCGAAGGAGTGAACACAGAGGTGAGGACTCGCCTCCTCAGCCACCTGGCGGCCTGCGTGACCCAAATCAACGCTGTGAACTTCTACACACCTCACCCGGGCGCACTGGGACTTGGACAGACTGGTACACAGATCTCAGCTGCTTCCGCTCCACAGATGCCTTGCAAAAGTGGCTCAGCGATGCACGTCTCCACGGAAGCGATGAAGCTGTACGGTGGCTTCCAGGTTGTGCCAACGCCAGATGGACAGTTCGCTTTTCTCGTTCCCAGCGCAGCTCTCATGCCTCTGAGTGCACAAAGCAGCCATCACATGTCACCTGTTGCACCTCCGCTCAGCTCAGACTCTGTGTGGAGACCATGGTAG